One Leptospira andrefontaineae genomic window, AGTATGGGGAGAATGACGTATTTTTATTCGGAAATGAAACATCAGGATTACCTCAGGAAATTTTTCAATCTAAGATCCCTAATGGAATCCTTAGAATTCCGATGGAAGAAGATTGCAGATGTTTAAATTTGAGTAACGCAGTCGCGATAATCGCATACGAGGCATTGCGCCAAATCCGTCGTTGGTGAATCGGAAACTGTCTTCCGAAAAAAATCGGATTTACACCCCTCGAAAAAACCAGTCCTATGGAAAAATATGGGAATGTCCTTTTCCCTAGGAGAGATAGAAGCCCGCATTAGGGAACTCCTAGCAAACGGTTTAACAGGTAATTCCCAGGATTTCCATGCGTGGATCCGTATGGACACTCTCCGAAAATTCAGGGAAGAACCTTCCTTCTCGCCTGATTGGGTTCCCAAAGTTCTAGATGAGCTTGTTACATCCGGAGAAGCAGCAAAAAGTAAATTAGATCCGAGAGAATATACTCTCTCTGCAGAATCAACTCTACGCAAAAAAACTTCCAAAAACGAAGAATATCTTCTTCTTGGCCGCACCGAATTCCAACCAATGCAATATGTAAGAAGTAGAATGGAATCTTTCCTAAGAGCCAATGGAATAGATGAGGACATGATCGTGGACCTGACTATCGGTTCCATTGAAGCAGTCGAAAATGCTGTCAAATATGGTGACGGCGGTAATGTAGAAGTCGCATATACAATCGAAAAAAGTGGAATTTTTAAGATCCGACTGGTGAACAACCTAAGAGAATTGAATATCGAAGAAGATATAGAAAGAGGAAAATTTTCTTCCACAGCCACTCTAATGAGGGGTATGATGGTTATGCAAAAATTATTCGATAAAATGGATCTGGAAATCTTAGAGGATAAAAGACAGGCCTTATTTATGGCCGAAAAAATCCTTCCGAAGTAAATTCCGCAGTTTTAAGTTTTACACTTTTTTGATTTTCGGGTCTTTCTTTCTAAGAGTATGTCTTCTATATTTAAAATCCATTCCAACTATAAAGCGGCCGGGGACCAAGTCCAAGCCATAGAAAAAATAGGCCAAGCATTCAAAAAAGGAGAAGATAAGGTCACCTTAGTGGGTGTGACCGGCTCCGGTAAAACATTCACCATGGCACAGGTGATTGCAAATATGGGACTTCCTACCTTGGTCCTGTCGCATAACAAAACTTTGGCGGCTCAGTTATTCCGAGAGTTTAAGGAGTTTTTCCCGGAGAATGCCGTAGAATACTTCGTTTCTTATTACGATTATTACCAACCAGAGGCATATGTACCTTCTTCGGATACTTTTATAGAAAAAGATATGTCAATGAACGAGGAGATTGATAAGCTCAGGCTTCGAGCAACTTCTTCTTTGTTGGAAAGAGACGATGTGGTGATTGTTAGTTCTGTCTCTTGTATTTACGGTTTAGGATCTCCGGAAGAATATGTGAACTCTGTGGTCGCATTGCAAAAAGGGGATATTATAGATAGAGATCAGGTTATTCGCAAACTTCTTCATATACAATATAATCGTAATGATACCGACTTCTCTCGTGGGAATTTCAGAGTTAGGGGAGACTCTATCGAAGTTTATCCTGCATATCATACAGATGCATTCAGGATCGAATTTTTCGGAGATGAAGTGGATTCAATTTCAAGAATTCATCCAGTTACTGCTCAGGTAATTGCGAAACAAGAGAAATGTTTTATCTATCCTGCAAAACACTTCATCATGGCTGCCCCTATGATAAAGGACGCTGTTAAAAGAATTAAAGATGAGATGGCTGAACAAGAGATCAAGTTCACCAAAGAGAATAAATTTTTAGAAGCACAACGTATCGTGTCCAGGACAAACTACGATATGGAAATGCTCCAAGAGATGGGATATTGTAACGGGATCGAAAATTATTCCCGTCATCTTACAGGAAGAAAAGAGGGAGAAAGACCTGCTTGTCTTATCGATTATTTCCGTGGAGATTTTTTACTTATAGTGGACGAGTCTCACGTAACAATTCCGCAGGTCGGGGGAATGTTCGCAGGAGATAAAGCACGTAAACAAACTTTGGTGGATTTTGGTTTTAGATTACCTTCTGCCTTGGACAATAGACCTTTGAACTTTACGGAATTTGAATCCTTAACTCCTAAAACTCTTTATGTATCTGCAACGCCGGCTGATTATGAATTGGAGAAGAGTAAAACTAGAGTAGAACAGATCATTCGTCCTACAGGACTTTTAGATCCGAATGTAGAAGTCCGACCTACCAAAAATCAGGTAGAAGATCTTTTAGTTGAGATCCGAAAAAGGATAGATCTAGGAGAAAGGGTACTCGTCACTACATTGACCAAAAAAATGTCGGAAGACCTTTCCGATTATTATAAAGAGTTAGGACTCAAAGTATCTTATCTGCATTCAGAAGTAGAAACCTTAGAAAGGATAGAGATTATTCGGGATTTGAGAAAGGGCATTTATGATGTTCTAATAGGGATCAATCTATTGAGAGAAGGTTTGGATATTCCCGAGGTTTCTCTTGTTGCCATTTTGGACGCAGATAAAGAGGGTTTTTTAAGAAATTATAAATCTTTAATACAGACAATCGGTAGGGCTGCAAGAAATATCAACGGAACTGCGATACTGTACGCGGATAAAATGACTGATTCTATGACTAAAGCCATAGAAGAAACCAAAAGAAGACGAACTATCCAAGAGGAACATAACCAGAAATACAGGATCTCTCCTCAGACGATCAAAAAGGAAATTGCCGATATGATCGAAAGGACAGAAAAAGAACTGGCTCCTGAAGAATATGCGGCGGAAGAGATCAACAAGAAGTTCCGAGAGAAAAACTTCTCCTCTAAAGAAGAAATGAAAGAGAAGATCAGAGAAGAAATGTTAAAAGCGGCCAAGGAACTTGATTTCGAAAGAGCAGCGCTTCTCAGAGATAAAATGCTTTCCATCAAAGTGACTCCTACAGAGGAAAAATGAGATTAGATATCACGCTTATCACTATAATAATCACTGGGGCGATAAGCCTTTATACATTGTATGTGGATCAAAATCTTTTGGATAGGTTGATCTTAAGACCTTTCAGGGACTCTAAAGAAGGAAACTATTATACATTAGCCACAAGCGGATTTGTTCACGCGGATTTTACTCATTTACTCTTTAACATGCTGACCTTGTATTTTTTCGGAAGGCATGTGGATATGGTGCTGGGGCCTTTGGGATTTATGGGATTATACTTAGCGAGTATCCTGATCGCAAATTTGGTATCTTTTCAGAAAAATAAAACGGATGAGAATTATGCAAGCCTAGGTGCTTCAGGTGGTACTTCGGGGATCGTATTTGCTTCTATCTTATTCTATCCTTATTCTAAAATTTTCTTTTTCTTTATACCGATCCCGATACCCGGACCTTTATACGCGATCTTGTATTTGGCGTATTCTTATTATGCTTCTAAGAATAGACAAGACGGGATCAATCACGATGCTCACTTTTATGGAGCGCTCACTGGACTTGCGGTTGCAATCTTAGTGCAGCCGCTTTCTTTGATTGCGTTCATCCAGTACGTGCTGGGTGCGTTTATATGAAAATTTCCTAAAATGCGAAAGGATTAGCCTCCTTTCGCGATTTTGTCTTTTATAAAAGCCTTAAACTTATCGGAACCGAAACTAACATCCATTTTGATGATCTCTGGGGCGAGATAAGGATGTTTTTTCATAATATATTCCTCGATCGCAGCATACTTATCCGCTTTTGCTTTTAGAAGAATTTTGTTTTCAGAATCGATTGTGAGCTTCCCTTCCCATTGGTATAAAAGAGCCACTTCAGGGAAAATGGTTCCGCTCACGATGATTCCAAGCTGAAGCATTTCTGCGATATATTCTTCCGCTAAGTCACGATCGGCCAGAGTAGTGAAGACTAAAATTTCTTGAGATGAAGACATGGTTCCTCCGAGAAAAAGGAGGATAAGAAGTATTCATTCTTTGTCCAGTCCTTTCTTTGGAAAGATCGGATCAGTATCGGGGCGCGTTTGGATCCGAATAATTTCCTTTGCCTGAATTCGGCATGGAACCTCTGGAGCTAGAAGGAATATAGTCATCGCAAAGATTACCGCATCTTGCTATACAATCTTCTCTTTTACGATCCACGGTGACTGCTGTAAAAACAGTCTCTACTTTAGGAATAGGATATTGGGTCCAACATTGGCTCTTACAGTTTCCATATTTGGCAGCACAATTCCGAGCGGTGTTTTGATCGGAACCTGCGGAGATCATCATATCGAAAAGTTCCTGCTCTTCTCTGGTCTTAAATTGCCCCTTTTTACCTCTTTTGGAAAGTTCCTGTTTGCTCAGATTGGCATTTTCTGCCTCCGGAAAATCCTCCACTGAACCTTTTCCCCTAATTTTGCCGGACTCGTCGGAACTCCAATCTACAGCGAAGAAGCAGTTTAGAATAAAGAAGAATAGTAATATTCCGAATTTAATTTTCATCAGGTTTCTAAAAACTAAACCTTTGGGATTAGGATTTTGTAAATATTTTCGTCGTTTAACAAATAAATACATAAATTTTGCACTCTTTTACGTAGAAATCGGCTGGAAAAAAATTTCCAACCAAGGTCTCAATAGTATTGAATGTAGGATAACCTACAATAGAGTCTGTCTAAGCAGTACTTAAGACCTAAGAAATTAAATGGGGGGTCTTTTAGTGAGTAGTTTTTTTACAAGTAGATCAGTAAAACGTTTCTTTCTTCTCTCCTTAGTTTTCCTTTTTATTTCCAACTGTAGCGCCCTGGATTGGGGCTGGGTTAAACTCCCTTCAGGACTTGCCTGGGACGACCAAAACGAAACCTTAGATAGAAATCCTGTAGAAGGCTTTCGGGTAGAATTTCCGGAAGAATTGGGGCTGGATTCCAGACCCTTGGTCGAACTTTCCAAAAAACTCAGAAAAGAAAAAACAGAGGTCCGCTCTCTTCTTATCTTGAAAGAAGGAAACCTGGTATTCGAAAGATATGCCGGAGGTATTTCCAGAAATCATAATCATAATATGTATTCAGTGACTAAGTCTGTGGTCTCTATGTTATTAGGGATTTGTTATACAAATGATTGTGGAGTAGACTTAGAAGATAGTCTTTCCAGCGCAGAGTCCAGTTTGCCTGGCCTTCTTCCTTCCGAATTGAAAGGAAAAGAATCTATCCGACTCAAGGACGCATTACGTATGAGTTCAGGAATGGGTTGGGATTCGTTTCCTAAAAAAGAAGATATCAGAACTGACGCGGACCCTCTTGCGATTGCTTGGATCCCAATAGTAACTTCCGCACCTGGAACTAAATTCGAATATTCTAATGGAGATACTCAATTGGTTGCAGGTTATCTGGAAGCCAAGACGGGGAAGACATTATACGAATATTCGAAGAACACAGCATTTTCCTGGTTAGGTTTTAAGGGAGAAGAATGGAATACATCCAAATCCGGAAGACAGACCGCCGGTTTCGGACTTCGCCTAAGACCAATCGATATGGCAAAACTAGGCCAGCTTTATCTAGACGGAGGAAAATGGCAAGGCCGTCAGGTATTAAAACCTGAGTGGATCGCTATGACCTTAGAACCAGGTGTTGAAAAAAGATACGGACTCCAATTCTGGATCCATGAATTCGAAGGAAAACCGAGCTTCATGGCAAATGGAAAGGGTGGTCAGTTCATCTATGTGATCCCTCATCGTAAGATCGTTTTAGTGATGACCAGCGCCATTTGGGATAAGGCACCTGATCTAGTCTTAACTTCCGCTTTGGATGCAATCAAAGCATCTTTGGTATCTACGGATAAAATCCCTTCTCCAGATAGGGAAGAAGCGCTCCTAAGAGAGTTAAAAATATCTGCCAGAACTTCTCTAGACCCTAAGCTTAAAGAAGGGGCAGATGAAACAAGGATTGCAGCAGAACCAGGGATGAAACAAAATCATCCTTAAATGAAGACTGTCTTAATCCCCATCCCTCAAATAGATTTCGATCCTACAGAAGTATCCGTTCCTTGGAAGGTTCTAAAAGAAAACGGATACAAGATCATATTCGCAACTCCAAGTGGTACCTCTGGGGAAGCTGATTTCAGAATGGTAACTGGAAAAGGTTTGGGAATTCTTTCTCCAGTTTTAAGAGCGAAGAATGACGATGTTCTTCTTTATAGAGAATTAGAAAAATCGAATGAGTTTTTAAATCCTAAAAAGTATGAGTCTGTCAAATTAGATTCTTTTGATACGTTACTTCTTCCTGGAGGACACGCCAAAGGAATGAGAACCTATTTGGAATCGGATTCTTTGCAGAAATTGGTAGGGAATACATTTGCCGAAGGAAAACCTGTCGCCGCAATTTGTCATGGAGTCCTTCTTGCCGCAAGATCCAAAAATCCAAAAACAAAGAAATCCAGCCTATATGGGTTGAAAACAACAGGACTATTGAAGTCCCAGGAACTTCTTGCCTGGAATTTAACTCGGGCTTGGCTTGGAGATTATTACAGAACTTATCCCACACCATTGCAGGATGAAGTAATTTCTTTTCTGGAATCCAGCACGGATTTCCAAGAAGGGCCAATGCCTATTGGAAGAGATAGTTTCTCTAATATTAAACCGGGGTTCAGTGTTCTAGATAAGTCCTACCTTTCCGCAAGATGGCCAGGAGACGCGCATAAGTTTGCTCGTGAACTTCCTGAATTCTTCGGATAGTTCCGGTTTTTGATTTTCCTTTAACATAGTCTATGCATATTGACTATAGAGGGTTTGGATCATAGACTCTCTACTAAGAACGAAATGAGTTCCAAAGAACATTACATTTTTTTGGATGTGGGGGATACTCTCCTAACAATGAAAAAGCCCGCGGGGGAAGTGTATTTCGAAGTTCTAAAAGAATTCGGTTTAGATGGCTCTAAACACCCGAACGGCTATATGGAAAGAGCCTTTCGTAAAGCGTATGCTCACATGACGCGTCATCCGCTTCCGGACTTCAGAGATAAGTTCCATGCACATGAAGATGGAAGCGAAGGCTGGTGGAGAGAATTACTCGGCTTCTTCTTAAAAGAAATAGGATCAGAGCTGGAACCAGATCCTATATTCCAATCCATATTCAAACGTTTTGATGAACCTTCTGTCTGGGAAATAGATCCGGGCTTTTATGATCTAGTCGACTTTGCAAAACAAAGAGGTTCCGGTCTAGGGATCATTTCTAATTGGGATCATAGACTCAAACAGTTGCTAGCAAGTGTAGGTGTTCTGGATTATTTTTATCCAGTAATAGTTTCTGCAGAATTCGGATACGAAAAACCTTCTCCTTTGATCTTTCAAGAAGCTGAGAAGCTTGTGGGACTTTCTCCTGATAAATTGGTTTATTGTGGAGATAAGGTGGAGTTGGATATTGTGCCTACAAGATCCAGGGGATGGACTGCATTTCACAAGCACTCAGAAGGAGATATTCGCGATCTGGGAGAGTTGACCGCTATACTAAAAAAAGGGTAGTTTTAGTTTCTTTCATTACAGTATTCCTTCTTCGGGCTTTAGCCATCAAGGAAGGCATACTGTAACAGATAGAATTTAGAATTTGAATTCGAAAGCCAATCCGAATTGATTCCTAGAATCTACACTTCTCGGATTTGCACTCATTGGAGATGCCAAGGAATAGAGTAATGAACTTGAGTCGCCGCCCCCCATTAGCAATGATAGAGGATTTGGCGGATCTTTCACATCGGAACTGATCACCTCATGGATTGCTTTGGAAATTCCAAACGAAAGCTTAATTGCAAAAGATTCTGTGAAGCTGAAAGCATATCCAAATGAAAAACGATTTCCGTTAATTTTGTTTGTGACCTCACCATGGACTTTACTGTTAGTTGGCATTATAAAAGGACCGGAGGATAGGCCAGTCAATTTATTTTCGTAATTTCCACCACCATACACACTTTGGAAGTGCTCTACTCCTAGGCTTAACTTGTGCTTTTGAGCAAATACTAATTCATAATTTAAACCGATAACCCCATTTACTGTTTGTTCAGTGTAAGTGAGTTTTCGTTTGGCTAAAAAGTCGAGTCCAGGTAAAGAACCGAATGGAACGAGACCGGATTTGTTGTTAAGATCGGACGTTAATTCCGATTGATTGCCATATGCCTCCAGCCCGAGCCTTATTCCAATTTTTTCCAGAAAGGAATTCGAGGAATTATGAAAAGGT contains:
- a CDS encoding rhomboid family intramembrane serine protease; protein product: MRLDITLITIIITGAISLYTLYVDQNLLDRLILRPFRDSKEGNYYTLATSGFVHADFTHLLFNMLTLYFFGRHVDMVLGPLGFMGLYLASILIANLVSFQKNKTDENYASLGASGGTSGIVFASILFYPYSKIFFFFIPIPIPGPLYAILYLAYSYYASKNRQDGINHDAHFYGALTGLAVAILVQPLSLIAFIQYVLGAFI
- a CDS encoding HAD-IA family hydrolase; amino-acid sequence: MSSKEHYIFLDVGDTLLTMKKPAGEVYFEVLKEFGLDGSKHPNGYMERAFRKAYAHMTRHPLPDFRDKFHAHEDGSEGWWRELLGFFLKEIGSELEPDPIFQSIFKRFDEPSVWEIDPGFYDLVDFAKQRGSGLGIISNWDHRLKQLLASVGVLDYFYPVIVSAEFGYEKPSPLIFQEAEKLVGLSPDKLVYCGDKVELDIVPTRSRGWTAFHKHSEGDIRDLGELTAILKKG
- a CDS encoding serine hydrolase domain-containing protein — translated: MGGLLVSSFFTSRSVKRFFLLSLVFLFISNCSALDWGWVKLPSGLAWDDQNETLDRNPVEGFRVEFPEELGLDSRPLVELSKKLRKEKTEVRSLLILKEGNLVFERYAGGISRNHNHNMYSVTKSVVSMLLGICYTNDCGVDLEDSLSSAESSLPGLLPSELKGKESIRLKDALRMSSGMGWDSFPKKEDIRTDADPLAIAWIPIVTSAPGTKFEYSNGDTQLVAGYLEAKTGKTLYEYSKNTAFSWLGFKGEEWNTSKSGRQTAGFGLRLRPIDMAKLGQLYLDGGKWQGRQVLKPEWIAMTLEPGVEKRYGLQFWIHEFEGKPSFMANGKGGQFIYVIPHRKIVLVMTSAIWDKAPDLVLTSALDAIKASLVSTDKIPSPDREEALLRELKISARTSLDPKLKEGADETRIAAEPGMKQNHP
- the uvrB gene encoding excinuclease ABC subunit UvrB; the protein is MSSIFKIHSNYKAAGDQVQAIEKIGQAFKKGEDKVTLVGVTGSGKTFTMAQVIANMGLPTLVLSHNKTLAAQLFREFKEFFPENAVEYFVSYYDYYQPEAYVPSSDTFIEKDMSMNEEIDKLRLRATSSLLERDDVVIVSSVSCIYGLGSPEEYVNSVVALQKGDIIDRDQVIRKLLHIQYNRNDTDFSRGNFRVRGDSIEVYPAYHTDAFRIEFFGDEVDSISRIHPVTAQVIAKQEKCFIYPAKHFIMAAPMIKDAVKRIKDEMAEQEIKFTKENKFLEAQRIVSRTNYDMEMLQEMGYCNGIENYSRHLTGRKEGERPACLIDYFRGDFLLIVDESHVTIPQVGGMFAGDKARKQTLVDFGFRLPSALDNRPLNFTEFESLTPKTLYVSATPADYELEKSKTRVEQIIRPTGLLDPNVEVRPTKNQVEDLLVEIRKRIDLGERVLVTTLTKKMSEDLSDYYKELGLKVSYLHSEVETLERIEIIRDLRKGIYDVLIGINLLREGLDIPEVSLVAILDADKEGFLRNYKSLIQTIGRAARNINGTAILYADKMTDSMTKAIEETKRRRTIQEEHNQKYRISPQTIKKEIADMIERTEKELAPEEYAAEEINKKFREKNFSSKEEMKEKIREEMLKAAKELDFERAALLRDKMLSIKVTPTEEK
- a CDS encoding LIC_10730 family protein — translated: MKIKFGILLFFFILNCFFAVDWSSDESGKIRGKGSVEDFPEAENANLSKQELSKRGKKGQFKTREEQELFDMMISAGSDQNTARNCAAKYGNCKSQCWTQYPIPKVETVFTAVTVDRKREDCIARCGNLCDDYIPSSSRGSMPNSGKGNYSDPNAPRY
- a CDS encoding ATP-binding protein; the encoded protein is MSFSLGEIEARIRELLANGLTGNSQDFHAWIRMDTLRKFREEPSFSPDWVPKVLDELVTSGEAAKSKLDPREYTLSAESTLRKKTSKNEEYLLLGRTEFQPMQYVRSRMESFLRANGIDEDMIVDLTIGSIEAVENAVKYGDGGNVEVAYTIEKSGIFKIRLVNNLRELNIEEDIERGKFSSTATLMRGMMVMQKLFDKMDLEILEDKRQALFMAEKILPK
- the cutA gene encoding divalent-cation tolerance protein CutA; this translates as MSSSQEILVFTTLADRDLAEEYIAEMLQLGIIVSGTIFPEVALLYQWEGKLTIDSENKILLKAKADKYAAIEEYIMKKHPYLAPEIIKMDVSFGSDKFKAFIKDKIAKGG
- a CDS encoding type 1 glutamine amidotransferase domain-containing protein, whose protein sequence is MKTVLIPIPQIDFDPTEVSVPWKVLKENGYKIIFATPSGTSGEADFRMVTGKGLGILSPVLRAKNDDVLLYRELEKSNEFLNPKKYESVKLDSFDTLLLPGGHAKGMRTYLESDSLQKLVGNTFAEGKPVAAICHGVLLAARSKNPKTKKSSLYGLKTTGLLKSQELLAWNLTRAWLGDYYRTYPTPLQDEVISFLESSTDFQEGPMPIGRDSFSNIKPGFSVLDKSYLSARWPGDAHKFARELPEFFG